The Peribacillus sp. FSL P2-0133 genome has a segment encoding these proteins:
- the parE gene encoding DNA topoisomerase IV subunit B has product MAKKVKTIEYNDDAIQVLEGLEAVRKRPGMYIGSTDARGLHHLVYEIVDNSVDEALAGYGDQISVKIHKDNSVSVSDKGRGMPIGMHKLGKPTPEVILTILHAGGKFGQGGYKTSGGLHGVGASVVNALSEWLVVTIKRDGFIYEQRFFNGGKPETTLEKIGKTNQAGTKIHFKPDPKIFSVTTYNYDILCERLRESAFLLKGMKIELTDERNDHNEIFHYENGIEAFVDYLNEEKETLHSVVSLEGEQNGIEVELAFQFNDGYSENILSFVNNVRTKDGGTHEIGAKTAMTRAFNDYARKMGLLKEKDKNLEGTDIREGLSSIISVRIPEELLQFEGQTKSKLGTSEARSAVDSIVSEHLAYFFEEDPTTSTLLVKKAIKAFQAREAARKAREDARSGKKRKKSDAILSGKLTPAQSKNPERNELYLVEGDSAGGSAKQGRDRRFQAVLPLRGKVINTEKAKLADIFKNEEINTIIHAIGGGVGAEFNTPDTNYDKVIIMTDADTDGAHIQVLLLTFFYRYMKPLIESGKVYIALPPLYKVSKGAGKKEVIEYAWSDEELQGAIDKVGKGYMIQRYKGLGEMNADQLWDTTMNPETRTLIRVKIDDGARAERRVTTLMGDKVEPRRKWIEANVAFGLEEESNILDNENMSIEEEVINDGI; this is encoded by the coding sequence GTGGCAAAGAAAGTAAAAACAATCGAGTACAATGATGATGCAATTCAGGTACTGGAAGGACTCGAAGCGGTCAGAAAACGTCCCGGTATGTATATCGGCAGTACTGATGCACGCGGACTTCATCATTTAGTGTACGAGATTGTAGATAACTCCGTAGATGAGGCTTTAGCTGGATATGGAGACCAAATTAGTGTGAAAATACATAAAGATAACAGTGTAAGTGTGTCTGATAAAGGGCGCGGAATGCCTATTGGCATGCATAAATTAGGTAAACCGACGCCTGAAGTCATTTTGACGATTCTTCATGCTGGAGGTAAATTTGGACAAGGCGGATATAAAACGAGTGGAGGCCTTCATGGAGTAGGTGCTTCGGTCGTTAACGCGTTGTCTGAATGGCTTGTCGTGACGATCAAAAGGGACGGGTTCATTTACGAACAACGTTTTTTCAATGGCGGAAAGCCAGAAACCACACTGGAGAAAATCGGTAAAACCAATCAAGCTGGGACCAAAATCCACTTCAAGCCCGATCCGAAAATATTTTCGGTGACGACTTATAATTATGATATCCTATGTGAGCGTCTTCGCGAATCGGCTTTTCTTTTAAAAGGCATGAAGATAGAATTGACGGATGAGCGTAACGACCATAATGAAATTTTTCACTATGAAAATGGAATTGAAGCGTTTGTTGATTATTTAAATGAAGAAAAAGAGACCCTTCATAGTGTAGTCAGCTTGGAAGGGGAACAAAATGGGATAGAGGTCGAACTCGCCTTTCAATTCAACGATGGTTATTCAGAAAATATTTTAAGTTTTGTAAATAACGTTCGTACAAAGGACGGAGGCACCCATGAGATTGGTGCAAAAACGGCTATGACAAGGGCATTTAATGATTATGCCAGAAAAATGGGTCTATTAAAGGAAAAAGATAAAAACCTCGAAGGTACCGATATACGTGAAGGCTTGTCTTCAATCATTTCAGTACGTATCCCTGAAGAACTTCTTCAATTCGAAGGACAAACCAAGAGCAAGCTTGGAACCAGTGAAGCCCGTTCTGCAGTCGATTCCATCGTATCAGAGCACTTAGCCTACTTTTTTGAAGAAGATCCGACCACGAGTACCCTATTGGTTAAAAAAGCGATTAAAGCGTTCCAAGCAAGGGAAGCGGCACGCAAAGCTCGTGAGGACGCAAGAAGCGGGAAGAAAAGGAAAAAATCTGATGCCATCCTTTCTGGGAAATTAACACCAGCTCAATCGAAAAATCCCGAAAGGAATGAATTGTATCTTGTGGAAGGGGACTCTGCTGGGGGATCCGCTAAACAAGGGCGGGATCGCCGTTTCCAAGCAGTACTGCCATTACGGGGTAAAGTTATCAATACGGAAAAGGCCAAACTAGCCGATATTTTTAAAAACGAGGAAATAAATACGATCATCCATGCTATCGGCGGAGGTGTCGGGGCGGAGTTCAACACGCCGGACACTAACTATGATAAAGTGATCATCATGACTGATGCCGATACGGATGGTGCCCATATCCAAGTGCTGCTGCTGACTTTCTTTTATCGCTATATGAAGCCGTTAATAGAGTCAGGGAAGGTTTACATTGCCTTGCCCCCTTTATATAAAGTGAGCAAAGGGGCCGGGAAGAAAGAAGTCATTGAATATGCTTGGAGTGACGAAGAACTTCAGGGAGCGATAGACAAGGTGGGGAAAGGCTATATGATTCAGCGCTATAAAGGGCTGGGTGAGATGAATGCCGACCAATTATGGGATACCACCATGAACCCGGAAACAAGGACATTGATACGTGTGAAGATCGATGATGGCGCCCGTGCAGAAAGACGTGTGACAACATTGATGGGAGATAAGGTTGAACCGCGTCGTAAGTGGATTGAAGCCAATGTCGCTTTTGGTCTCGAAGAGGAATCGAATATTTTAGATAATGAAAATATGTCGATTGAAGAGGAGGTCATTAACGATGGTATTTGA